A segment of the Sulfitobacter sp. D7 genome:
CGGGCAGGGTAGAGGCACTGAACTCTTCCGGAAATTTCAATCTGGTCAGCGAGGTGCACGGTGAAAAGCAGCCATGGACGATCCAATCTTTGCGCAAGCCGTTTAAAGCAGCCTTGGCAGAGATCCAGATGCATGAAGACATGGACCGCGAGGATGCCGCTGCAGCCGTCACCGGCTCCGACGATGAAATGAATGCCTCGTTGCCCGACCATGCTGCTGACAGAGGCGCAGAGGCCTCAAAGGGCGTCTCTGATGCGAGGGTGGCCGCTCCGGTAGGTGGTGCCTCTCAGGCGCACGCGTGTCCCTCGGGCATTCCTGAGGGGTTTACCCCGTCCGAAGCTGAAGGTGCTGCTAAGTCTATCCCAAGCCCGCCGGCGTTGCCTCAATATTCGGGCAACAGTCGCTTGAACCCAGACGATTATCCTCTCCCCCTTAGGCGACGTCCCTTAAACGCGACGGAGATAGCTTTGTTGCGCAAGATTATGTCGTCGCGCGATTTGTCGGAAAGCAATGTCATGGATGAGCTTGGCAAACCTCGACTTGACCCCTCGCTTTGGCAGTCTCGAAGAAATGGCACAACGGTGTCACCTGATATGTTGGGCCGTCTGCTGAAATGGTTCGGTGAGAACCGCAAAGTTTGGAGGTCGTGAGCCGTATGAGGTCACGCTCAAACGCCATGGGCGCAAACCTCGGTCAAGCCGCGACAGCATCATTCAGCGTCCGGACGATCCTAATGATCTCCTGGGTCTGAACCCGGTCAAACACGCCGGCGATGCCCATATCGTCAATGTCCGTGTAGGGGCTCTCGTAGAAGACTTGTGGCTCTACAAAACCACTCTCGGTCAGACTGTCTATGACCAAATCCAAGAACTCTGTTTGGTCGGCGGTGAGGTCATGCCGCGCGACAAATGCGCTGAAGGCATCCTTAGCGGCGCCGCGGTCCAGACCGGTTAATGACCGCAGAAAACGGCCCAAGCCACCGTCCTCTGCAAGGCCGTTAAGAGATGTTTCGTCTGCAACACCATTCTCAACAAGGAAGCGCTCTAGCTCGGACAGATCCTGTTTGGTCAGTGCCTCGCCTCGTTTTACTTTCATCAGGGTGATGTGATCACGCTGCTGCTCTAGGAAGCGACGCACCTTCATCTTGAACTTCGCCTTGTCGACGCCGCTGCCGATGTCGGGCATATCGAGAACCCCACCTGTTCCGATCTCATCGGTGAAGTTGGTTATAATGTCTTTGCGTTTCTTCGGCTCGATCAGCTCTGCGAGCCCACGCAGCCTGCGCCGCACAGCGTCGAGCATTTCCACTGTGATGTCTTCCCAGAAGGTTTCGGTCTGTATCTCAAGGATCAACTCCAGCTCGTGTGCGACCATCGGGACGTTTGCAAGCGCCTCCAGGTTGGACGCAAATTGCTCAATCCGTTTCTGCAGTTTAGCGAAACCCGCCGCCTTTTTGAGCAGCTGCAGCTGG
Coding sequences within it:
- a CDS encoding recombinase family protein translates to MMKKRRVIGYVRVSTREQEQKGISLDAQSALLRDYAHEKSMDLLGICEDAQSAYDQHSSKRPGLREVLSRAASEGLPILVVSVDRLSRSLKDLSLPEFSDVEIISVKEGKVGPRKLRKLVKAAEAASANAAKLSKEMVRSSIKKGRKPGNKTNLKEAQRSGAINNMLRSQRKVQELADFIGKNPSMTALSWSGRVEALNSSGNFNLVSEVHGEKQPWTIQSLRKPFKAALAEIQMHEDMDREDAAAAVTGSDDEMNASLPDHAADRGAEASKGVSDARVAAPVGGASQAHACPSGIPEGFTPSEAEGAAKSIPSPPALPQYSGNSRLNPDDYPLPLRRRPLNATEIALLRKIMSSRDLSESNVMDELGKPRLDPSLWQSRRNGTTVSPDMLGRLLKWFGENRKVWRS